From one Streptomyces mobaraensis genomic stretch:
- a CDS encoding Fic family protein, producing the protein MSTTADPLAALGSLPGVAASVESVRKAVDRVYGHRVMRRRSNEVTSEAALRGARGSAALSGADWALEEVRRRTDFSGDGEPRTVGAALRLTAEAGQLLSVWRQSPLRVLARLHLVAAGGAQPDDAVGRPRLRGESVDEPLVDLPLPDADEMSGRLEGLAALLIAGTEAPALVTAAVVHGELLALRPFGSCNGLVARAAERIVLVGSGLDPKSICPAEVGHAELGRDAYAAALAGYASGTPDGVAAWIAHCGRAAELGVRESTAVCEALQRGAA; encoded by the coding sequence ATGAGTACGACTGCCGATCCCCTGGCCGCTCTGGGTTCCCTGCCGGGCGTCGCCGCATCCGTGGAGTCCGTGCGCAAGGCGGTGGACCGCGTGTACGGCCACCGGGTGATGCGCCGGCGCAGCAACGAGGTGACGTCCGAGGCGGCCCTCCGGGGCGCCCGAGGGTCGGCCGCGCTCTCCGGTGCCGACTGGGCGTTGGAAGAGGTGCGCCGCCGCACCGACTTCAGCGGGGACGGCGAGCCGCGCACGGTCGGGGCGGCCCTGCGGCTGACCGCCGAGGCGGGGCAGTTGCTGAGCGTGTGGCGGCAGTCGCCGCTGCGGGTGCTGGCCCGGCTGCACCTGGTGGCCGCGGGTGGTGCGCAGCCCGACGACGCGGTGGGCCGGCCCCGGCTGCGGGGCGAGTCCGTCGACGAGCCGCTCGTCGACCTTCCGCTGCCCGACGCGGACGAGATGTCGGGCCGTCTCGAGGGCCTGGCCGCCCTGCTGATCGCGGGGACCGAGGCGCCCGCCCTGGTGACGGCGGCCGTGGTGCACGGTGAACTCCTGGCCCTGCGCCCGTTCGGCTCGTGCAACGGGCTGGTGGCGCGGGCGGCCGAACGCATCGTGCTGGTGGGCAGCGGGCTCGACCCGAAGTCGATCTGCCCGGCGGAGGTGGGCCACGCGGAGCTGGGGCGGGACGCCTACGCGGCCGCCCTCGCGGGCTATGCCTCCGGTACGCCTGACGGAGTGGCGGCCTGGATCGCCCACTGCGGCCGGGCGGCGGAGCTGGGGGTGCGGGAGTCGACGGCCGTGTGCGAGGCCCTGCAGCGCGGCGCGGCCTGA
- a CDS encoding polysaccharide deacetylase family protein produces MAAAWRYTLGALAALSLATGTAACSGTGPPEPSGPQAAPGPNTVERPVRLLGDGSTADTGPQPRQPKPRRMASGEKPPQFVVFSWDGAGEDSQRLFSHFRKVGKKYHATMTYFLSGVYMLPEDKRTLYEPPQHAAGASDIGFNDVRGVRDTVEQLRGAWLDGSEIGTHFNGHFCGQDRGVGTWSPAEWKSEIRQALSFVRNWKTNAGLKNEPPLPFDYAKELVGGRAPCLEGQHNLIKAARSLGFRYDASSAGGRQVWPSKIGGLWDFPLQDVPVPGRGFETLSMDYNFLANQSGTTKGDPSRREAWGRQMRDGLLAGFERAYHGNRAPLFIGDHFESWNGGIYMKAVESVMARICTKEGVRCVSFKQLADWLDAQDPEVLAKLRRLEVGEAPRGGWAHLGDARSSAPHQPTPHLPSWHAPSSQEPSTHEPYESSQGDDEEDDDKPMRIRPVLVRPAAE; encoded by the coding sequence ATGGCGGCTGCATGGAGATACACACTGGGCGCGCTCGCCGCGCTGTCGCTGGCGACCGGGACCGCGGCCTGCTCCGGTACCGGGCCTCCGGAGCCGAGCGGCCCGCAGGCCGCCCCCGGGCCCAACACGGTCGAGCGTCCGGTCCGCCTCCTCGGTGACGGCTCCACCGCCGACACCGGCCCCCAGCCCCGGCAGCCGAAGCCCCGGCGGATGGCGTCCGGCGAGAAACCGCCGCAGTTCGTCGTCTTCTCCTGGGACGGCGCGGGTGAGGACAGCCAGCGGCTGTTCTCCCACTTCCGCAAGGTCGGCAAGAAGTACCACGCGACGATGACGTACTTCCTCAGCGGCGTCTACATGCTCCCCGAGGACAAACGCACCCTCTATGAGCCGCCCCAACACGCCGCCGGGGCATCGGACATCGGCTTCAACGACGTACGGGGCGTCCGTGACACCGTGGAGCAGCTGCGGGGCGCCTGGCTGGACGGCAGCGAGATCGGCACCCACTTCAACGGCCACTTCTGTGGCCAGGACAGGGGAGTGGGAACCTGGTCGCCGGCGGAGTGGAAGAGCGAGATCCGGCAGGCCCTGTCGTTCGTCCGCAACTGGAAGACCAACGCCGGGCTGAAGAACGAACCCCCGCTGCCCTTCGACTACGCCAAGGAGCTGGTCGGCGGGCGTGCTCCGTGCCTGGAGGGGCAGCACAACCTCATCAAGGCCGCGCGGTCGTTGGGCTTCCGCTACGACGCCAGCTCGGCGGGAGGCCGGCAGGTCTGGCCGTCGAAGATCGGCGGCCTGTGGGACTTCCCGCTCCAGGATGTCCCCGTCCCCGGCCGGGGCTTCGAAACCCTGTCGATGGACTACAACTTCCTGGCGAACCAGTCGGGGACCACCAAGGGCGACCCCTCACGGCGCGAGGCCTGGGGGCGGCAGATGCGCGACGGGCTGCTGGCCGGCTTCGAGCGGGCGTATCACGGCAACCGCGCCCCCCTGTTCATCGGTGACCACTTCGAGTCGTGGAACGGCGGCATCTATATGAAGGCCGTCGAGAGCGTCATGGCCCGGATCTGCACCAAGGAGGGCGTGCGCTGCGTGTCGTTCAAGCAGCTCGCCGACTGGCTGGACGCCCAGGATCCCGAAGTGCTCGCCAAGCTGCGCCGGTTGGAGGTCGGCGAGGCGCCGAGGGGCGGCTGGGCCCACCTCGGTGACGCGCGGTCGTCCGCGCCCCACCAGCCCACCCCGCACCTGCCCTCGTGGCACGCCCCCTCCTCGCAGGAGCCCTCGACGCACGAGCCGTACGAGAGCTCCCAGGGCGATGACGAGGAGGACGACGACAAGCCGATGCGGATCAGGCCCGTCCTGGTCAGGCCGGCTGCGGAGTAG
- a CDS encoding SulP family inorganic anion transporter, with product MHVQPRDPTRPAQGPADDAPDRPRRVAWQRDLVRSVALALAAAPLCLGIALAAGAPPRAGLVAAAAAGLVAGGLGRAPFRAGGPTVALVAVTAELTQRYGWRATCAITVLAGLAHIALGALRVARAVPVVAPGLVHGALAGLGLTVALGQLRCVLGVAGTEASTLRNLVALPGDMAHPWLRGALVGTATVAVLLVWRRLPRWAGRWAGAVPAPLAALAVVTAVSTGLPLPRVELSGWETHTLPGLPSGSVLAVASAVLGVALVAGMATLAPEHGDRQAERPDRELICHGAATAVSGLLGGLPVAGGTLRPGGPAGGDRPAVSRTSLVLYGLWVPLGAVLFATALERIPVVALSALVMAAAVRMACHAHTHRPRGGAARAGYPVAFAAVALFGVVPGLAVAAVVPAVMAVRKSARAGRTAAGEQRGHAEEGGRRDRPERHEGSGRPDLTEHRDRSERSEGAGRRPAPVSTPGAASPALRPWTSWRHHRFTRPLPGPGGSPGGRQLIGGVSAFQRDTAPLVRDELARLARDGQSPSQLFLTCADSRLVTSMITSSGPGDLFTVRNVGNLMPPPGADTSCDSVAAAVEYAVEVLKVGSITVCGHSGCGAMQALLDTVPRPPAARPGAADGSGTAAGPETPLARWLRHGRPSLARMQRIGRLGRGEVALADRPVADDIERLALVNVMQQLDHLRAHSCVARRVAEGTLHLQGMYFHVGEAQAYVLDQRSRTFAAVRPEVLDAV from the coding sequence ATGCACGTTCAGCCGAGAGATCCGACCCGGCCCGCCCAGGGGCCCGCCGACGACGCTCCGGACCGGCCGCGCCGCGTCGCGTGGCAGCGGGACCTGGTCCGTTCCGTCGCCCTGGCCCTGGCCGCCGCGCCGCTCTGCCTGGGCATCGCCCTGGCGGCGGGCGCACCGCCGCGGGCGGGGCTGGTCGCGGCGGCCGCCGCCGGTCTGGTGGCGGGTGGCCTGGGGCGGGCGCCTTTCCGGGCGGGAGGTCCGACCGTCGCGCTCGTGGCGGTCACGGCGGAGCTGACCCAGCGGTACGGCTGGCGTGCGACCTGCGCGATCACCGTGCTGGCCGGTCTGGCGCACATCGCCCTGGGTGCCCTTCGGGTGGCGCGGGCCGTACCCGTCGTCGCCCCCGGGCTCGTCCACGGCGCGCTGGCCGGCCTGGGACTGACGGTCGCGCTGGGCCAACTGCGGTGCGTCCTGGGCGTGGCGGGCACCGAAGCGTCCACGCTGCGGAATCTGGTGGCGCTGCCCGGGGACATGGCGCACCCATGGCTCAGGGGCGCGCTGGTCGGGACGGCCACGGTCGCCGTCCTCCTCGTGTGGCGGAGGCTGCCGAGATGGGCCGGCCGCTGGGCGGGAGCCGTGCCGGCGCCACTCGCCGCGCTGGCCGTCGTGACCGCGGTGAGCACGGGGCTGCCGCTGCCACGGGTGGAGTTGTCCGGATGGGAGACGCACACCCTGCCCGGGCTGCCGTCCGGTTCCGTCCTCGCGGTGGCCTCCGCCGTGCTCGGTGTGGCGCTCGTGGCCGGCATGGCGACGCTGGCTCCGGAGCACGGCGACCGGCAGGCGGAACGTCCGGACCGGGAGCTGATCTGCCATGGGGCGGCCACCGCCGTCTCCGGGCTGCTGGGAGGCCTGCCGGTCGCAGGGGGCACGCTCCGGCCCGGCGGCCCGGCGGGCGGGGACCGGCCGGCGGTGTCACGAACCTCGTTGGTGCTGTACGGACTCTGGGTCCCCCTGGGGGCGGTGCTCTTCGCGACCGCTCTGGAACGCATCCCCGTGGTCGCACTCTCGGCGCTGGTCATGGCGGCCGCTGTGCGGATGGCCTGCCACGCGCACACTCACCGGCCCCGCGGCGGTGCGGCCCGGGCCGGCTACCCGGTCGCCTTCGCGGCCGTCGCGTTGTTCGGCGTGGTGCCCGGGCTGGCGGTCGCGGCCGTGGTGCCCGCCGTCATGGCGGTGCGGAAGTCCGCTCGCGCAGGGCGCACGGCGGCGGGAGAGCAGCGCGGCCATGCCGAAGAAGGCGGACGCCGGGACCGACCTGAACGCCATGAGGGGTCCGGCCGACCGGACCTGACGGAACATCGGGATCGGTCGGAACGCTCCGAAGGAGCCGGCCGGCGGCCCGCCCCGGTTTCCACGCCCGGTGCGGCATCCCCCGCCTTGCGGCCGTGGACGTCCTGGCGCCACCACCGCTTCACCCGACCGCTGCCCGGGCCCGGCGGGAGCCCCGGCGGGCGGCAGCTGATCGGCGGGGTGAGCGCGTTCCAACGGGATACCGCGCCGCTGGTCCGCGACGAGCTGGCGCGGCTCGCCCGGGATGGGCAGAGCCCCAGCCAGCTCTTCCTGACCTGCGCCGACTCCCGCCTGGTGACCAGCATGATCACGTCGAGTGGGCCCGGCGACCTCTTCACCGTGCGCAACGTCGGCAACCTCATGCCCCCGCCCGGCGCCGACACCTCCTGCGACTCGGTGGCCGCCGCGGTGGAGTACGCCGTCGAGGTGCTGAAGGTCGGGAGCATCACCGTCTGCGGGCACTCCGGCTGCGGAGCGATGCAGGCGCTGCTGGACACCGTGCCGCGTCCGCCGGCGGCCCGCCCGGGAGCGGCGGACGGCTCCGGGACGGCCGCGGGCCCGGAGACCCCGCTCGCCCGCTGGCTGCGGCACGGCCGGCCGAGTCTGGCCCGGATGCAGCGGATCGGGCGGCTCGGACGCGGTGAGGTGGCGCTCGCCGACCGGCCCGTGGCGGACGACATCGAGCGGCTCGCCCTCGTCAACGTCATGCAGCAGCTCGACCACCTGCGGGCGCATTCCTGTGTCGCCCGGCGGGTGGCGGAAGGCACGCTCCATCTCCAGGGCATGTACTTCCATGTGGGCGAGGCCCAGGCATACGTCCTCGACCAGCGGTCCCGCACGTTCGCCGCCGTCCGGCCGGAGGTGCTCGATGCCGTCTGA
- a CDS encoding ATP-binding protein yields the protein MKIAFVGKGGSGKTTLSSLFIRRLAAHRVPVIAVDADINQHLGAALGLDETEAAALPAMGAHLPLIKEYLRGTNPRIASADTMIKTTPPGQGSRLLRVDEDNPVYAACARTVTLDDGASVRLMATGPFTESDLGVACYHSKVGAVELCLNHLVDGPGEYVVVDMTAGSDSFASGMFTRFDMTFLVAEPTRKGVSVYRQYKEYARDFGVRLKVVGNKVQGQDDLDFLRDEVGDDLLTTFGHSDWVRAMEKGRPPLFELLEKANHQALDTLQTAADAAYERRDWHRYTRQMVHFHLKNAESWGNAKTGADLAAQVDPAFVLGERMSATPQPA from the coding sequence ATGAAGATCGCTTTCGTAGGCAAGGGCGGCAGCGGAAAGACCACGCTGTCCTCGTTGTTCATCCGCCGGCTCGCCGCCCACCGGGTCCCGGTCATCGCCGTGGACGCCGACATCAACCAGCATCTGGGGGCCGCGCTCGGGCTGGACGAGACGGAGGCCGCCGCCCTGCCCGCGATGGGCGCGCACCTCCCACTGATCAAGGAATATCTCCGCGGTACCAACCCGCGGATCGCCTCCGCCGACACGATGATCAAGACGACGCCGCCCGGGCAGGGTTCCCGACTGCTCCGCGTCGACGAGGACAACCCGGTCTACGCGGCCTGCGCGCGGACGGTCACCCTCGACGACGGGGCATCCGTACGCCTCATGGCCACCGGCCCGTTCACCGAGTCGGACCTGGGCGTCGCCTGCTACCACTCCAAGGTGGGAGCCGTGGAGCTCTGCCTCAACCACCTCGTCGACGGGCCGGGCGAGTACGTCGTGGTGGACATGACGGCGGGCAGCGACTCCTTCGCCTCCGGGATGTTCACCCGCTTCGACATGACGTTCCTGGTGGCGGAGCCCACCCGCAAGGGGGTGTCGGTCTACCGCCAGTACAAGGAGTACGCCCGGGATTTCGGGGTCCGTCTGAAGGTGGTGGGGAACAAGGTGCAGGGCCAGGACGATCTGGACTTCCTGCGGGACGAGGTCGGGGACGACCTGCTGACCACTTTCGGCCACTCCGACTGGGTCCGGGCCATGGAGAAGGGCCGGCCACCCCTCTTCGAGCTGCTCGAAAAGGCCAACCACCAGGCGCTGGACACCCTTCAGACGGCGGCGGACGCGGCCTACGAGCGGCGGGACTGGCACCGGTACACCCGCCAGATGGTGCACTTCCACCTCAAGAACGCCGAGAGCTGGGGCAACGCGAAGACGGGCGCCGACCTGGCGGCCCAGGTCGACCCCGCCTTCGTGCTCGGGGAGCGGATGTCGGCTACTCCGCAGCCGGCCTGA
- the ssd gene encoding septum site-determining protein Ssd yields MTGPETSDWARAAATTRGGPLIATEDEDLLDDLLRLCAAAGAMPEVCHGTSTHRGTWERASLVLVGGDCTGRLAGLPHRENVVLVGREPADPDLWRRAVLVGARNVALLPDEEGWLVDRIADTVEDVDGPALTVGVIGGRGGAGASTLACALAIGAARTGRRTMLVDADPLGGGLDVLLGAERIDGLRWPAFAGSRGRMAGRALEEVLPEPHGLRLLSWDRGDSEVPPEAVRAVLAAARRRGGVVVVDLPRGTDGAAVEVLRQLDLGLLVVPSELRAVAAAHRVASAIGLMMGDLRLVVRGPCGPGLDGEEIARLLDIPLAGEVPQEPGLAQALISGRPPGGAERGPLAAFCAEFWARALPEGPEVPA; encoded by the coding sequence ATGACCGGACCCGAGACATCCGATTGGGCGCGGGCCGCCGCCACAACGCGGGGCGGCCCTTTGATTGCCACCGAGGACGAGGATCTGCTCGACGATCTGCTGCGATTGTGCGCGGCGGCGGGAGCGATGCCGGAGGTCTGCCATGGCACGTCCACCCACCGCGGCACCTGGGAGCGGGCCTCCCTGGTCCTGGTCGGCGGCGACTGCACCGGCCGGCTGGCCGGCCTGCCGCACCGCGAGAACGTGGTGCTCGTCGGCCGCGAGCCCGCCGATCCGGACCTCTGGCGGCGAGCCGTCCTCGTCGGCGCCCGGAACGTCGCGCTGCTGCCCGACGAAGAGGGCTGGCTCGTCGACCGGATCGCCGACACGGTCGAGGACGTGGACGGGCCGGCGCTCACCGTCGGCGTGATCGGCGGCCGGGGCGGCGCCGGGGCGAGCACGCTCGCCTGCGCCCTGGCGATCGGGGCGGCCCGGACCGGCCGGCGGACGATGCTGGTCGACGCCGACCCACTGGGCGGCGGCCTCGACGTCCTGTTGGGGGCCGAGCGGATCGACGGACTGAGATGGCCCGCGTTCGCCGGGTCCCGGGGCCGGATGGCGGGCCGGGCCCTGGAGGAGGTGCTGCCCGAGCCGCACGGACTGCGTCTGCTGAGCTGGGACCGCGGCGACTCGGAGGTGCCGCCCGAGGCCGTGCGCGCCGTCCTCGCGGCCGCTCGGAGGCGAGGCGGCGTGGTGGTCGTGGACCTTCCGCGCGGGACCGACGGCGCCGCGGTCGAGGTCCTCAGACAACTGGACCTGGGCCTGCTCGTGGTCCCCTCCGAACTGCGCGCCGTGGCCGCCGCCCACCGCGTCGCGTCGGCGATCGGCCTGATGATGGGCGACCTCCGGCTGGTCGTCCGGGGCCCGTGCGGACCCGGACTCGACGGCGAGGAGATCGCACGGCTCCTGGACATCCCGCTGGCGGGCGAGGTCCCGCAGGAGCCCGGCCTGGCCCAGGCACTGATCAGCGGACGTCCGCCCGGCGGCGCCGAACGAGGACCGCTGGCCGCCTTCTGCGCGGAGTTCTGGGCCCGCGCCCTGCCCGAGGGACCGGAGGTGCCGGCATGA
- a CDS encoding HAD family hydrolase: MLGDVENHSSRRTAAFFDLDKTVIAKSSTLTFGKSFYQGGLINRRAALRTAYIQFVFLLGGADHEQMERMRKYLSELCRGWNVHQVREIVAETLHQLIDPIIYDEAASLIEEHHAAGRDVVIVSTSGAEVVEPIGRMLGADRVVATRMVVEDGVFTGEVEYYAYGPTKAEAVRELAASEGYDLAGCYAYSDSATDLPMLEAVGHPHAVNPDRALRREAAAREWPVLTFDRPVRLKQRVAALRMPSRPALMTAATVGAALAAAGLFWLASRRRTPERGARNTRL, encoded by the coding sequence ATGCTCGGCGACGTGGAAAACCACTCCTCTCGCCGAACGGCCGCCTTCTTTGATCTGGACAAGACGGTCATTGCCAAGTCGAGCACGCTCACCTTCGGCAAGTCCTTCTACCAAGGCGGTTTGATCAACCGGCGCGCCGCACTGCGTACGGCATACATCCAGTTCGTCTTCCTCCTGGGCGGGGCCGACCACGAGCAGATGGAGCGGATGAGGAAGTACCTCTCCGAGCTCTGCCGGGGCTGGAATGTCCACCAGGTCCGCGAGATCGTCGCCGAGACGCTCCACCAACTCATCGACCCGATCATTTACGACGAGGCCGCCTCGCTCATCGAGGAGCACCATGCCGCCGGCCGGGACGTGGTGATCGTCAGCACGTCGGGAGCCGAGGTCGTCGAACCCATCGGCCGGATGCTCGGCGCTGACCGCGTCGTCGCCACCCGGATGGTCGTCGAGGACGGTGTCTTCACCGGCGAGGTGGAGTATTACGCGTACGGCCCGACGAAGGCCGAAGCCGTCCGGGAACTCGCCGCGTCGGAGGGATACGACCTCGCGGGCTGCTACGCGTACAGCGACTCGGCGACCGACCTGCCCATGCTGGAGGCCGTCGGCCACCCGCACGCGGTCAATCCGGACCGGGCCCTGCGCCGCGAGGCCGCGGCACGGGAATGGCCCGTGCTCACCTTCGACCGCCCCGTCCGGCTCAAGCAGCGTGTCGCCGCGCTGCGCATGCCGTCCCGCCCCGCCCTGATGACGGCGGCGACGGTCGGCGCCGCGCTGGCGGCCGCGGGCCTTTTCTGGCTGGCGAGCCGCCGCCGCACCCCCGAGAGGGGTGCCCGGAATACCCGTCTTTGA
- the acs gene encoding acetate--CoA ligase, protein MSNESLANLLKEERRFAPPAALAAQANVTAEAYERARADRLGFWAAQARRLSWHTEPTQTLDWSNPPFAKWFADGKLNVAYNCVDRHVENGLGDRVALHFEGEPGDTRSITYAELQREVSKAANALIELGVQAGDRVAIYLPMIPEAVVSMLACARIGAPHSLVFGGFSADALATRIEDADARVVITADGGYRRGKPSALKPAVDEALTRPGTENVRSVLVVRRTGQEDVAWTEGRDIWWHDLVERQSDRHTPEAFDAEHPLFILYTSGTTGKPKGILHTTGGYLTQISYTHHAVFDLKPESDVFWCTADVGWVTGHSYIVYGPLSNGATEVLYEGTPDTPHRGRWWEIVQKYGVTILYTAPTAIRAAMKWGDDIPAKFDLSSLRVLGSVGEPINPEAWVWYREHIGAGTTPVVDTWWQTETGGIMISPLPGVTETKPGSAQVPLPGIAATVVDDDANEVPNGSGGYLVLTEPWPSMLRTIWGDDQRYLDTYWSRFEGRYFAGDGAKKDEDGDIWLLGRVDDVMLVSGHNISTTEVESALVSHPKVAEAAVVGATDPQTTQAICAFVILRGEADLGEEESAALVEELRAHVGKQLGPIAKPKRILPVAELPKTRSGKIMRRLLRDVAENRTLGDVTTLTDSSVMELIQAKLPAASSED, encoded by the coding sequence GTGAGCAACGAAAGCCTGGCCAACCTTCTGAAGGAGGAGCGCCGCTTCGCACCGCCTGCCGCCCTGGCCGCGCAGGCCAACGTCACCGCGGAGGCCTACGAGCGGGCGCGGGCCGACCGGCTGGGCTTCTGGGCCGCGCAGGCACGCCGCCTGAGCTGGCATACCGAGCCGACCCAGACCCTGGACTGGTCGAACCCGCCGTTCGCCAAGTGGTTCGCCGACGGCAAGCTCAACGTGGCGTACAACTGCGTGGACCGCCACGTCGAGAACGGCCTCGGCGACCGGGTGGCCCTGCACTTCGAGGGCGAGCCGGGCGACACCCGCTCGATCACCTACGCCGAGCTGCAGCGCGAGGTCTCGAAGGCCGCCAACGCCCTGATCGAGCTGGGCGTCCAGGCCGGTGACCGGGTCGCCATCTACCTGCCGATGATCCCCGAAGCGGTCGTCTCGATGCTCGCCTGTGCCCGCATCGGTGCCCCGCACTCGCTCGTCTTCGGCGGTTTCTCCGCCGACGCCCTCGCCACGCGCATCGAGGACGCCGACGCCCGCGTCGTCATCACCGCCGACGGCGGCTACCGCCGCGGCAAGCCCTCGGCACTCAAGCCGGCCGTCGACGAGGCCCTCACCCGCCCGGGCACGGAGAACGTCCGCAGCGTCCTCGTCGTCCGCCGCACCGGCCAGGAGGACGTCGCCTGGACCGAGGGCCGCGACATCTGGTGGCACGACCTGGTCGAGCGGCAGTCCGACCGGCACACGCCCGAGGCGTTCGACGCCGAGCACCCGCTGTTCATCCTCTACACCTCCGGCACCACCGGTAAGCCGAAGGGCATCCTCCACACCACCGGCGGCTACCTCACCCAGATCTCGTACACCCACCACGCGGTCTTCGACCTCAAGCCCGAGTCGGACGTCTTCTGGTGCACGGCGGACGTCGGCTGGGTGACCGGCCACTCGTACATCGTCTACGGCCCGCTCAGCAACGGCGCCACGGAGGTGCTGTACGAGGGCACGCCCGACACCCCGCACCGGGGCCGCTGGTGGGAGATCGTCCAGAAGTACGGCGTCACCATCCTCTACACCGCGCCGACCGCGATCCGCGCCGCCATGAAGTGGGGCGACGACATCCCGGCCAAGTTCGACCTCAGCAGCCTGCGCGTCCTCGGCTCGGTGGGCGAGCCCATCAACCCCGAGGCGTGGGTCTGGTACCGCGAGCACATCGGCGCCGGCACCACGCCCGTCGTCGACACCTGGTGGCAGACCGAGACCGGCGGCATCATGATCAGCCCGCTGCCCGGCGTCACCGAGACCAAGCCCGGCTCGGCCCAGGTGCCCCTCCCCGGCATCGCCGCGACCGTGGTGGACGACGACGCCAACGAGGTGCCGAACGGCTCGGGCGGTTACCTGGTCCTCACCGAGCCGTGGCCGTCGATGCTCCGCACCATCTGGGGCGACGACCAGCGCTACCTCGACACCTACTGGTCCCGTTTCGAGGGCCGCTACTTCGCCGGCGACGGCGCCAAGAAGGATGAGGACGGCGACATCTGGCTGCTCGGCCGGGTGGACGACGTGATGCTGGTGTCCGGGCACAACATCTCCACCACCGAGGTGGAGTCGGCGCTCGTCTCGCACCCCAAGGTCGCCGAGGCGGCGGTCGTCGGGGCGACCGACCCCCAGACCACCCAGGCGATCTGCGCCTTCGTGATCCTGCGCGGCGAGGCCGATCTCGGCGAGGAGGAGAGCGCCGCGCTGGTCGAGGAGCTGCGGGCGCACGTGGGCAAGCAGCTGGGCCCGATCGCCAAGCCCAAGCGGATCCTGCCGGTGGCGGAGCTGCCCAAGACCCGCTCCGGAAAGATCATGCGCCGGCTGCTCCGCGACGTCGCCGAGAACCGCACCCTCGGTGACGTCACCACACTGACCGACTCCTCGGTCATGGAGCTCATCCAGGCCAAGCTCCCGGCGGCGTCCAGCGAGGACTGA
- the nhaA gene encoding Na+/H+ antiporter NhaA has product MAAPQKNRSVLLGRLPLPERNHLADALRTETVGGVLLLAAAVAALIWANTPLKDSYESISGFHLGPGALGLNLSVQHWAADGLLAVFFFVAGIELKRELVAGELRDPKAAILPVVAALCGMAIPAVVYTAVASSGGGSLQGWAVPTATDIAFALAVLAVIGTALPSALRAFLLTLAVVDDLFAILIIAVFFTSQIDFVALGFAVLGLAVFRLLLWKGVRGWYVYVPLAVVNWALMYNSGVHATIAGVAMGLMLRCHRHDDERVSPGEHIEHLVRPLSAGLAVPLFALFSAGVSLSGGALSDIFRRPETLGVVLGLVLGKAIGVFGGTWLAARFTRAELNPDLKWPDVLAVASLAGIGFTVSLLIGELAFGDDPVLGGEIKAAVLVGSLIAAVLASILLKLRDNKYKKLCAEEDRDEDQDGIPDIYEQDDPAYHLRMAAILEAKAAEHRRRAEVASGRTTGDDGPA; this is encoded by the coding sequence GTGGCCGCGCCCCAGAAGAACCGTTCCGTCCTCCTCGGCCGGCTGCCGCTGCCCGAGCGGAACCACCTCGCGGACGCGCTGCGCACCGAGACCGTCGGCGGCGTTCTGCTGCTGGCCGCCGCCGTCGCCGCTCTGATCTGGGCGAACACTCCGCTCAAGGACAGCTACGAGTCCATAAGCGGCTTCCACCTGGGACCCGGCGCGCTCGGGCTGAACCTCTCCGTCCAGCACTGGGCCGCCGACGGGCTGCTGGCCGTCTTCTTCTTCGTCGCCGGCATCGAGCTCAAACGCGAACTCGTCGCGGGGGAACTCCGCGACCCCAAGGCGGCCATCCTCCCGGTGGTCGCCGCCCTCTGCGGCATGGCGATCCCCGCCGTCGTCTACACCGCGGTCGCGAGCAGCGGCGGCGGCTCCCTCCAGGGCTGGGCCGTCCCCACCGCCACGGACATCGCCTTCGCCCTCGCCGTCCTCGCCGTCATCGGCACGGCCCTGCCGTCCGCGCTGCGCGCCTTCCTGCTCACCCTCGCCGTCGTCGACGACCTCTTCGCGATCCTGATCATCGCCGTCTTCTTCACCTCGCAGATCGACTTCGTCGCCCTCGGCTTCGCGGTGCTCGGCCTCGCGGTCTTCCGGCTGCTGCTGTGGAAGGGCGTGCGCGGCTGGTACGTCTACGTCCCGCTGGCCGTCGTCAACTGGGCGCTGATGTACAACAGCGGGGTCCACGCGACGATCGCCGGTGTCGCCATGGGACTGATGCTCCGCTGCCACCGGCACGACGACGAGCGGGTCTCCCCGGGGGAGCACATCGAACACCTCGTACGCCCGTTGTCGGCCGGACTCGCCGTACCGCTCTTCGCCCTGTTCTCCGCGGGCGTCTCGCTCTCCGGCGGCGCGCTCTCCGACATCTTCCGCAGGCCCGAGACGCTGGGTGTCGTACTCGGCCTGGTACTCGGCAAGGCGATCGGGGTCTTCGGCGGCACCTGGCTGGCGGCCCGCTTCACCCGGGCCGAGCTGAACCCCGACCTGAAGTGGCCCGACGTCCTCGCGGTCGCCTCGCTGGCCGGCATCGGCTTCACCGTCTCCCTGCTCATCGGTGAGCTGGCCTTCGGCGACGATCCGGTCCTGGGCGGCGAGATCAAGGCGGCGGTCCTGGTGGGCTCGCTGATCGCCGCGGTCCTCGCGAGCATCCTGCTGAAGCTCCGCGACAACAAATACAAGAAGCTGTGCGCCGAGGAGGACCGGGACGAGGACCAGGACGGCATCCCGGACATCTACGAACAGGACGACCCGGCGTACCACCTGCGCATGGCGGCGATCCTCGAAGCGAAGGCCGCGGAACACCGCCGCCGGGCGGAAGTCGCCTCCGGGCGCACCACCGGCGACGATGGTCCGGCATGA